The following are from one region of the Lepeophtheirus salmonis chromosome 8, UVic_Lsal_1.4, whole genome shotgun sequence genome:
- the LOC121123595 gene encoding LOW QUALITY PROTEIN: DNA polymerase theta-like (The sequence of the model RefSeq protein was modified relative to this genomic sequence to represent the inferred CDS: deleted 3 bases in 2 codons), with protein sequence MSTRYLGNVPLKTPKTIRKRKRRGRRKCIELSSNISIPLTPDLDSSCLELKEWGLPQRVLEGYKSCGITRMFDWQSECLRQGKALEGRNLVYSAPTSAGKTLVAEILLLKRVIEYKKKGLFILPFVSLAREKMKSLQKLLGDSNIRVEGFMGSQGPRGGLARTEIAVCTIEKANSLLNRAMEEGKGLESIGIIVVDELHLVGDSSRGYLLELMLTKIRYIAQNHIQIVGMSATLPNLDLIAEWLDADLYVTHFRPTPLTEMIKVDNVLYSKQFDKIKVLNSLSFIKDINYHYYTYWMGVNYYPNRIGWNETDVFLHFEAWAKNYLNFSNVSCLLISIKGSINLERNFNKEKKSTITFFRTSPSKLIFFQNDSDYLVQLCLETVVDGHSVLVFCPTKSWCEKVAESIAKEFYNIGMPNNNPKSDESSKYGSLLRKELDGIKLKATIENLKRTPAGLDGVLGKSIAFAVAFHHAGLTMDERDIVENSFKQGVLRVLVATSTLSSGVNLPARRVIVRSPFTYRNQLIDSLSYNQMIGRAGRKGIDTQGESILFCRENERLKVEELINSKLTSVKSCLVQIKGDDLCSSMKRAILEIIAGNVAKNKDEVHRYTSCTMLAASLRRNGTQDSVAQNSITKCLEFLERNEFIRTQEISSKVSYIATQLGLACLASSLSPDEGLQVFDELNKARKCFVLENELQIVYLLVPIYAAVSWPNLDWMNYLTIWESLSSDLKRVGEIVGIEERFLIRAMRGTVNYSVPKQIKSMATHQRFYTALALNDLVNEVSLYEVTKKYGASKGMLQSLQQAASTFAGMVTVFCARLGWHNLELLVSQFQNRLQFGVQRELVDLCRLSTLNGHRARILYNSSIDSVASVANSSPHVIENILMNSCPFETKKRNENESEFDVKERQSMRTFWITGLKGVTIKEGSEMIVSEARVLLQKDLGMELNWGQVQEDSSTLKRELETSRVNSSKKVKLSPKIFQIPNTDIFEKTKLISPSPRHDTKFTSPVIVKPCSDKLSMELKHVNNKLEADFNNSSLNISSIVDEIFEGDEFSAIKPKKNFEKKDDSEMDMFGNEDENIFFDSWNVDEMEPCVKEVTKINNKSCPRTPKYDACSEELDLWVSSSSSSSNDEDSFSDSIISDSLLEKAFNSHMSVNENGKSIFKNSKKNDSRQLLEAQEDKNTKENPRDHKKLNIIDVCSTQGMNWQNICERNSKKHQSYLNLITVVSMGLVIDGVSFSWDLNSDTYFLSLNSNHSNPNDTICPPTQDSRISILERLELLRNIFSNLKHFVSFDIKDQLKVLFLGTGIWLKTNGETIIKDPKVASWLLNPGGKEKTLSSLIMEFSPMFAPILNTIGSHKGSGSISLFKESTNSSRSRSLTEVLLSKHLMLDMEKVIISNGLQKSFIEVEMPAILSFLAMELNGVGFSEEESILQKDLIIKRMEELEKMAYKLAGRNFSLTSSDDLIKILYFELKLPPNGTNISARKAVLSTNKETLIKLKKYHKLPEIILEWRKLNASVTRVVFPMQRAKSRHKGLEMDRIYTIVLTNTSTGRISLVEPNIQNIPKDFEIDIKIHHSMNILLECLDKTLESVAQFLNSDVSSHETYKVSMRHSIIASQDSLIIAADYSQLELRILAHLCGDIKLKNILNNGQDVFRLIGSKWKRKDATEITDNERQEAKKMCYGILYGIGCKALGEQLEVTEEEASIFMSDFKDTFPQIRSFIDTTIRNCREKGFVQTMTGRRRYLPNISASKGDPSASYIISHAERQAVNTTIQGSAADLVKMAMININSNLTQLYMDYTAPLRAEAHRTPLKGGFFILQIHDELLYEVASKCVSDVARIIKNGMEKTCKLSVATPVNIKVGPSWGTLRTYTF encoded by the exons atgtcaaCCAGATATTTGGGCAATGTTCCTCTTAAAACCCCAAAGACGATTCGAAAAAGAAAGCGGCGTGGACGAAGAAAGTGTATCGAACTCTCCTCGAACATTTCCATTCCTCTCACACCTGATTTGGATTCTTCATGCCTAGAGTTAAAGGAATGGGGATTGCCCCAAAGAGTTTTGGAGGGATATAAGTCATGTGGGATTACTCGAATGTTCGATTGGCAATCGGAATGCCTTCGCCAAGGAAAAGCTCTGGAAGGACGAAACTTGGTTTATTCGGCTCCTACTTCTGCAGGAAAGACTTTAGTGGCGGAAATCTTACTTTTAAAGCGAGtgattgaatataaaaagaaggGACTGTTCATACTTCCTTTTGTGTCTCTTGCCAGAGAAAAAATGAAGTCCTTACAGAAGCTATTAGGCGATTCCAATATTCGAGTGGAAGGCTTTATGGGCTCACAAGGACCGCGAGGAGGTCTGGCAAGAACGGAAATTGCAGTCTGTACCATTGAAAAGGCGAATTCTCTCCTCAACAGAGCCATGGAAGAAGGGAAAGGCCTCGAATCCATTGGTATTATAGTTGTCGATGAATTACATCTCGTTGGGGATTCCTCACGTGGATATCTTCTTGAATTAATGCTCACTAAAATTAGATATATTGCTCAAAATCACATACAAATCGTTGGAATGTCGGCAACGTTGCCAAATTTGGATCTCATTGCAGAATGGTTAGATGCGGATCTTTATGTTACTCATTTTAGGCCCACACCTCTCACGGAAATGATCAAAGTAGACAACGTACTTTACTCAAAACAGTTTGATAAGATCAAAGTTTTGAATTCTTTATCCTTTATCAaa gatataaattatcattactATACTTATTGGATGGGGGTTAATTACTATCCGAATAGGATAGGATGGAATGAAACGGatgtatttttgcattttgagGCTTGGGCTAAgaa ttatttgaacttttcaaatgtttcatgTTTGCTTATAAGCATTAAAGGCAGCATtaatttggaaagaaatttcaataaagaaaaaaagtccaCCATCACATTTTTTCGTACATCACCAagcaaattgatattttttcaa aaCGATTCCGATTATTTAGTCCAACTTTGTTTAGAAACTGTTGTTGACGGGCATTCTGTACTAGTTTTTTGTCCTACAAAAAGTTGGTGTGAAAAAGTCGCAGAATCAATTGCTAAAGAGTTTTATAATATAGGCATGCCGAATAACAATCCCAAATCCGATGAATCTTCAAAGTATGGATCCTTGTTAAGAAAAGAATTAGACGGTATCAAATTAAAGGCAACTATTGAGAATCTTAAAAGAACTCCTGCTGGTTTAGATGGAGTTTTGGGTAAATCAATAGCATTTGCTGTTGCGTTTCACCATGCAG GTTTAACAATGGATGAAAGAGACATAGTTGAAAATTCTTTCAAACAAGGAGTACTGAGAGTTTTAGTTGCGACATCTACTTTGTCATCTGGCGTTAATCTTCCTGCAAGAAGAGTCATTGTTCGAAGTCCTTTTACTTATCGAAATCAATTGATTGATTCATTATCTTATAATCAAATGATTGGTAGAGCCGGACGAAAAGGGATTGATACACAAG GTGAAAGTATTctattttgtagagaaaatgaGAGGCTGAAAGTGGAGGAATTGATAAATTCAAAACTTACTTCTGTTAAAAGCTGTTTAGTTCAAATAAAAGGAGACGATTTGTGCTCGTCAATGAAGAGAGCTATTTTAGAG atAATTGCTGGAAATGTTGCTAAAAATAAGGATGAAGTTCATAGATATACTTCTTGTACAATGCTTGCTGCTTCATTAAGAAGAAATGGCACTCAGGATAGTGTTGCTCAAAATTCAATTACGAAATGTTTAGAGTTTTTagaaagaaatgaatttatcag AACCCAGGAGATTTCTTCCAAAGTTTCATATATTGCCACCCAATTAGGTCTGGCTTGTTTAGCATCATCATTATCACCTGATGAAGGACTTCAAGTAtttgatgaattaaataaagCTAGAAAGTGTTTTGTTTTAGAGAATGAActtcaaattgtttattta ctAGTTCCTATTTACGCTGCCGTGTCTTGGCCTAATTTAGATTGGATGAACTATTTGACCATTTGGGAATCATTAAGTTCAGATCTCAAGAGAGTCGGTGAAATAGTTGGTATTGAAGAAAGATTTCTCATTCGTGCGATGAGAGGGACTGTTAATTATTCAGTGCCCAAACAG ATCAAGTCAATGGCTACTCATCAAAGGTTCTATACTGCATTAGCCTTAAATGATTTAGTTAATGAGGTTTCACTGTAtgaagtgacaaaaaaatatggagcGTCCAAGGGAATGTTACAAAGCTTACAACAAGCAGCATCTACCTTTGCTGGTATGGTTACTGTTTTTTGTGCTCGATTGGGGTGGCATAATCTTGAATTGTTGGTCTCTCAATTTCAAAATCGCTTACAATTCGGCGTACAAAGAGAATTAGTCGACCTTTGCCGTTTATCCACTCTTAATGGGCATAGAGCtcgtatattatataattcctcTATCGATTCTGTTGCATCAGTTGCAAATTCTAGTCCTCATGTTATTGAAAACATTCTCATGAATTCTTGTCCGTTCgagactaaaaaaagaaatgaaaacgAAAGTGAATTTGATGTCAAGGAAAGGCAAAGCATGCGAACCTTTTGGATAACAGGACTCAAAGGAGTCACAATTAAGGAAGGTTCCGAAATGATTGTTTCGGAGGCCAgagttttattacaaaaagatCTTGGAATGGAGCTTAATTGGGGGCAAGTTCAAGAAGATTCATCAACTCTAAAAAGGGAATTGGAAACAAGCAGAGTTAATAGTTCTAAGAAAGTCAAACTATCTCCGAAAATCTTCCAAATTCCAAATacagatatatttgaaaaaaccaAGTTAATTTCCCCTTCACCTAGGCATGATACAAAATTCACTTCTCCTGTCATTGTTAAACCTTGTTCGGATAAGCTTTCCATGGAATTAAAGCATGTTAATAATAAGTTGGAAGCTGATTTTAACAATTCTAGTCTAAATATATCAAGTATTGTCgatgaaatatttgaaggagACGAATTTTCAGCTATTAAACCAAAGaagaactttgaaaaaaaagatgactCAGAAATGGACATGTTTGGCAACgaagatgaaaatatattttttgactcatGGAACGTTGATGAAATGGAGCCTTGTGTAAAGGaagtcacaaaaataaataataaatcatgtcCTCGCACTCCAAAG TATGATGCTTGTTCGGAAGAACTTGATTTGTGGGTATCATCCTCATCATCTTCTTCAAATGATGAAGATTCATTCTCAGATTCAATTATTAGCGATTCATTATTGGAGAAAGCTTTTAATTCTCATATGTCCGTTAATGAAAATggtaaatccatttttaaaaattccaagaaaaatGATAGTCGTCAACTCTTAGAAGCTCAAGAAGACAAAAATACAAAGGAAAATCCACGGGATCataagaaattgaatataatcGATGTATGTTCAACTCAAGGAAT gaattggcaaaatatttgtgaaagaAACTCAAAAAAGCATCAGTCCTACTTAAACTTGATTACAGTTGTAAGTATGGGATTAGTGATTGATGGTGTTTCCTTTTCATGGGATTTAAATAGTGatacttattttctttctcttaatTCAAACCATTCAA atCCAAATGATACAATTTGTCCTCCGACTCAAGATTCTAGGATATCTATTTTAGAAAGACTAGAActactaagaaatattttttcaaatctcaaGCACTTTGTTAGCTTTGATATTAAGGACCAgttaaaagtgttatttttggGAACGGGTATATGGTTAAAAACTAATGGAGAAACTATTATAAAAGATCCCAAAGTCGCATCTTGGTTATTGAATCCGGGAGGAAAGGAAAAAACACTCTCTTCTCTCATCATGGAATTTTCTCCGATGTTTGCTCCTATTTTGAATACCATTGGTTCGCACAAGGGCTCTGGTAGTATAAGTCTCTTTAAAGAATCAACTAATTCTTCCAGAAGTAGGTCTCTTACCGAGGTTCTTTTATCTAAACATCTAATGTTGGATAtggaaaaagttataattagtaatggcttgcaaaaaagtttcattg AAGTTGAAATGCCTGCAATCCTATCATTTCTAGCAATGGAGTTGAATGGTGTTGGTTTCAGTGAAGAAGAGTCTATTTTACAGAAGgatcttattataaaaagaatggaAGAATTGGAGAAAATGGCTTATAAATTAGCTGGTAGAAACTTTTCTCTCACTTCCTCAGATGACcttataaaaattctttattttgaacttAAACTACCTCCAAATGGAACCAATATCAGTGCTAGAAAAGCCGTACTATCCACAAACAAAGAAACgttgataaaattgaaaaagtatcaCAAATTGCCTGAGATAATTTTAGAATGGAGAAAATTGAATGCATCTGTTACGAGg GTCGTATTCCCTATGCAAAGAGCTAAATCACGTCACAAAGGACTTGAAATGGATAGAATTTACACAATTGTTCTGACCAACACTTCTACAGGTAGAATTTCACTGGTGGAAcctaatattcaaaatataccaaAGGATTTCGAAATCGATATAAAAATTCATCATTCCATGAACATTCTTTTAGAATGTCTT GATAAGACTTTAGAAAGTGTAGCgcaatttttaaattcagatGTATCCTCCCATGAAACATACAAAGTTAGCATGAGGCACTCCATAATAGCTTCACAAGATTCTTTGATTATAGCGGCGGACTATTCCCAATTGGAGCTTCGAATATTAGCCCATTTGTGTGGAGATATTAagctgaaaaatattttaaacaatggtCAGGATGTATTTAGATTGATAGGATCAAAATGGAAAAGAAAAGACGCTACAGAG ATTACAGATAATGAACGACAAGAAGCCAAAAAAATGTGCTATGGTATTTTGTATGGTATTGGATGTAAAGCTCTTGGGGAGCAATTGGAAGTTACGGAAGAAGAAGCTAGCATTTTTATGAGTGATTTCAAGGATACTTTTCCTCAGATTCGTTCTTTTATAGATACTACTATTAGAAACTGCCGCGAGAAGGGTTTTGTTCAAACAATGACAGGTAGGAGACGGTATCTTCCAAATATATCCGCTTCCAAAGGAGATCCAAGTGCATCCTATATCATTTCTCATGCAGAGAGACAAGCGGTCAACACGACAATACAGGGCTCTGCTGCAGATCTCGTTAAGATGGctatgataaatattaacagTAATCTCACGCAATTGTATATGGATTATACAGCTCCTTTAAGGGCAGAGGCTCATCGCACCCCTTTAAAAGGAGGCTTCttcattttacaaatacatGACGAACTATTATATGAAGTtgcatcgaaatgtgtttctgATGTTgcaagaataattaaaaatggaatggAAAAGACTTGTAAGCTCTCAGTTGCAACTCCAGTCAATATAAAAGTCGGACCCTCTTGGGGCACCTTGCGAACGTATACATTTTAA
- the LOC121123746 gene encoding BLOC-1-related complex subunit 8, translating to MASESPISEIKAYETDQELETRVKKVGERISENLHICANEPSLALYRLAEHVKKTLPPTVESRKRVRILRSELQGAYFDADYSLQVIHSMDKASSYLTQTQELLKNSIFLVQQIKYERTRRPRQREQSMYQRFSAHLTSVDLSDLKETARETASRVESALQRTTSSSSAGSTGDPGTSVLNRGSSSSSN from the exons ATGG CAAGTGAAAGCCCGATAAGTGAAATTAAAGCTTATGAAACAGATCAAGAACTTGAAACCCGAGTCAAAAAAGTTGGAGAGAGAATATCCGAAAACCTCCACATCTGTGCTAATGAGCCATCACTCGCTTTATATCGATTAGCTGAACATGTCAAAAAAACGCTTCCACCCACAGTAGAAAGTCGAAAACGGGTTAGAATTTTACGCTCTGAATTACAAGGTGCTTATTTTGATGCAGATTATAGTCTACAAGTCATTCATTCCATGGATAAAGCGAGTTCATATTTGACACAGACCCaagagttattaaaaaattctatcTTTCTTGTTCAACAAATCAAGTATGAAAGAACTAGAAG accCCGCCAAAGGGAGCAATCAATGTACCAGAGATTTTCAGCACATCTGACTTCTGTTGACTTGTCTGACTTAAAGGAGACGGCTCGTGAAACTGCAAGTCGAGTGGAGAGTGCATTACAACGCACAACTAGTAGCAGTAGTGCAGGAAGTACAGGAGACCCTGGAACTTCTGTTTTAAATCGTGGGTCGTCGTCTTCGTCTAATTAA
- the mRpS9 gene encoding small ribosomal subunit protein uS9m, giving the protein MFLRRVASLGSSTNCFKQWMSSQSVPEISSAMKYYLVKKRNHDAFIAGERESFERGKANLAKMMGIPIETLSQEEIDRAIEYLFPSGLHNPEARPILKPPEEIFPKEKDAEFDDEGRPFHSFFYCVSPNFVQTLHDLVGRLQLIQFLEDRPTKIVHNPLEGAFFSGSQWVSKEELQDTYLERISDDQYSELLEILERLSSHAFAYKIKDYLGSYRRKIGSNDETIKEVEFIQPKFDEKGCAYVEAIGQRKTSVAHVKVTKPGKGSFSIAHLDYPEDVQGIGYFDNYMDRHQIMFPLQLTRLLGAVDVHCIVYAGGTSGQAGAVRYALSTCLKSFVDAEKVDEMRLMGLLTQDIRVRERKRFGHVKSRKKPKFKKR; this is encoded by the exons ATGTTTCTCCGACGTGTTGCCAGCTTGGGTAGTTCTACCAACTGCTTCAAGCAATGGATGTCTTCCCAGAGCGTTCCAGAAATTAGCTCtgctatgaaatattatttggttAAGAAACGAAATCATGATGCGTTCATTGCTGGAGAAAGGGAATCATTTGAGAGAGGAAAGGCTAATTTAGCTAAAATGATGGGCATCCCTATAGAAACTTTGAGTCAAGAAGAGATTGACCGTGCCATTGAATATCTTTTCCCATCTGGATTGCACAACCCTGAAGCAAGACCTATTCTGAAGCCTCCAGAAGAAATATTTCCTAAA gAAAAAGATGCCGAGTTCGATGATGAAGGACGGCcgtttcattcttttttttattgtgtatcACCCAATTTTGTCCAAACTCTACATGATCTCGTTGGAAGACTTCAATTAATCCAATTTCTTGAAGACAGACCCACCAAAATAGTACATAATCCATTAGAAGGAGCCTTTTTCTCGGGCTCACAATGGGTTTCTAAAGAGGAACTTCAAGACACTTATTTGGAGAGAATATCTGATGATCAATATAGtgaattattggaaattttagaGCGACTTTCTTCCCATGCTtttgcatataaaattaaagattatttggGTTCTTACAGACGAAAAATTGGGTCGAATGATGAAACAATCAAAGAAGTAGAATTTATTCAACCAAAGTTTGATGAAAAAGGTTGTGCTTATGTGGAGGCCATCGGTCAAAGGAAAACAAGCGTTGCACACGTGAAAGTTACGAAGCCTGGTAAAGGTTCATTTTCAATTGCGCATTTAGATTATCCTGAAGATGTACAAGGAATtggttattttgataattatatggATCGCCATCAAATTATGTTCCCCCTACAATTGACACGACTTCTCGGAGCTGTGGATGTGCATTGCATTGTTTATGCTGGAGGAACCTCGGGCCAGGCAGGGGCTGTGCGTTATGCTCTTTCTACTTGTCTCAAATCATTTGTTGACGCTGAAAAAGTCGACGAAATGCGATTAATGGGATTACTAACACAAGACATACGTGTTCGTGAACGAAAACGCTTTGGGCACGTCAAGTCAAGGAAGAAACCTAAATTTAAAAAGCGTTAA